One Motilibacter peucedani DNA window includes the following coding sequences:
- a CDS encoding ATP-dependent DNA ligase, whose protein sequence is MARGQVTVDARGLVVRSRTGRRLSHALPELAGLVDALGGRSVVLDGELVAGAGAARDFYALGPRMARRAGSGGCRVSFVAFDVLWLDGRNVCALPYLERRALLEELGLAGECWSTSTVFDCAPEVLLAECAERGLDGVVVKHPRGRYRPGARSWDWVKVKTSKWRAEHASRRHDVA, encoded by the coding sequence GTGGCGCGCGGCCAGGTGACTGTCGACGCGCGCGGGTTGGTCGTTAGGTCGCGCACGGGGCGCCGGCTGTCGCACGCGCTGCCGGAGTTGGCGGGTCTGGTCGACGCGCTCGGTGGGCGGTCAGTGGTGCTTGACGGTGAGCTTGTCGCGGGCGCTGGGGCGGCACGTGACTTCTATGCGCTGGGCCCTCGCATGGCGCGGCGGGCGGGGTCCGGCGGATGCCGGGTGTCGTTCGTTGCGTTCGACGTGCTGTGGCTCGACGGGCGGAACGTCTGCGCGCTGCCGTACCTCGAGCGGCGTGCGCTGCTCGAGGAGTTGGGCCTGGCAGGGGAGTGCTGGTCGACGTCGACGGTGTTCGACTGTGCGCCGGAGGTGCTGCTCGCGGAGTGTGCGGAGCGGGGGCTGGACGGTGTGGTGGTGAAGCACCCGCGCGGCCGGTACCGGCCGGGGGCGAGGTCGTGGGACTGGGTGAAGGTGAAGACCTCGAAGTGGCGGGCCGAGCATGCTTCACGTCGTCACGACGTCGCCTGA
- a CDS encoding recombinase family protein has protein sequence MGHLLGYARVSTAEQNADLQTDELTAAGCYRVYVDHASGSLDRRPQLDKVLGDLRPGDTLVVWRLDRLGRSLRHLIDTVTALDEREVGFRSLRESIDTTTAGGRLVFHLFGALAQFEREIIKDRTVAGLAAARARGRVGGRPTKLTDRQRREARRMYDARELTVEQIGEVLGVSRTTIYRALTEPPAPSPAEQAPPPPGRSSRAKARA, from the coding sequence ATGGGGCACCTCCTGGGCTACGCGCGGGTCTCGACCGCGGAGCAGAACGCCGACCTGCAGACCGACGAGCTGACTGCAGCCGGCTGCTACCGCGTCTACGTCGACCACGCCTCCGGGTCGCTCGACCGGCGCCCGCAGCTGGACAAGGTGCTCGGGGACCTGCGCCCGGGGGACACGCTGGTCGTGTGGCGGCTCGACCGGCTCGGTCGCTCGCTGCGCCACCTCATCGACACGGTGACCGCGCTCGACGAGCGTGAGGTCGGCTTCCGCTCGCTGCGCGAGTCGATCGACACCACCACCGCCGGTGGCCGGCTGGTCTTCCACCTGTTTGGCGCGCTCGCGCAATTCGAGCGGGAGATCATCAAGGACCGGACCGTCGCCGGCCTCGCCGCGGCGCGGGCCCGTGGGCGCGTTGGTGGCCGGCCGACGAAGCTGACCGACCGCCAGCGCCGGGAGGCGCGGCGCATGTACGACGCGCGTGAGCTCACGGTCGAGCAGATCGGGGAGGTCCTCGGCGTGTCCCGGACCACCATCTACCGCGCGCTGACCGAACCGCCCGCGCCCAGCCCGGCCGAGCAAGCCCCCCCTCCTCCTGGCCGCTCTTCGCGCGCGAAGGCGCGCGCATGA
- a CDS encoding GIY-YIG nuclease family protein — protein MANPTGPCWSLLLERPRTRSAELTGRAVPTAAGVYAWFHLGEPVYVGMTGAKGGLRGRLGRHRGAGRDLSRSSLRRNVAAHLLGIPTTVSRQRPSVVSEQDADVVTAWIRDLEVAWVEQPDAAAAAALEHDLLAEWQPPLNRAGAARGRVV, from the coding sequence ATGGCGAACCCGACCGGGCCGTGTTGGTCACTGCTACTCGAGCGACCGCGGACGCGCTCCGCCGAGCTCACCGGCCGGGCGGTCCCGACCGCGGCCGGCGTCTACGCCTGGTTCCACCTCGGGGAGCCCGTCTACGTCGGGATGACGGGGGCGAAGGGTGGACTTCGCGGCCGTCTTGGCCGGCATCGGGGTGCGGGGCGTGACCTGAGCCGGTCGTCGTTGCGGCGCAACGTCGCGGCGCACCTGCTGGGCATCCCGACCACAGTCAGCAGGCAGCGTCCCTCGGTTGTCAGCGAGCAGGACGCCGACGTTGTCACCGCGTGGATCCGGGACCTCGAGGTCGCGTGGGTGGAGCAACCGGATGCGGCGGCCGCCGCGGCCCTGGAGCATGACCTGCTTGCTGAGTGGCAGCCGCCACTCAACCGTGCCGGCGCTGCGCGAGGCCGCGTCGTGTGA
- a CDS encoding plasmid mobilization protein encodes MDEASGPAEQGSRAGESPAVGRHREHQFPGRPHRVHARFTVEEWVELTQAAERAGLTPTGYVAASAMATARGTTPPVGSVARDALGELMDARRALTAFATNVNQAAKVLNSGGEAPEWLARAAGLSGQAVRRIDKATIELMRKMP; translated from the coding sequence GTGGACGAGGCGAGCGGCCCGGCTGAGCAGGGGTCACGGGCCGGCGAGTCTCCTGCCGTTGGTCGGCATCGCGAGCACCAGTTCCCGGGCCGGCCGCACCGGGTCCACGCGCGGTTCACCGTCGAGGAGTGGGTGGAGCTGACGCAGGCGGCGGAGCGGGCGGGGCTGACGCCGACCGGCTATGTGGCGGCGTCGGCGATGGCGACGGCGAGGGGTACGACCCCGCCGGTGGGGTCGGTCGCGCGTGACGCACTGGGCGAGTTGATGGACGCTCGGCGGGCGCTGACGGCGTTCGCCACGAACGTGAACCAGGCCGCGAAGGTGCTGAACTCCGGCGGGGAGGCGCCGGAGTGGCTGGCCCGGGCGGCCGGACTGTCGGGGCAGGCGGTGCGGCGGATCGACAAGGCGACCATCGAGCTGATGCGCAAGATGCCGTGA